The DNA segment CTGTAGCGGGATGCGTTTGGCCCGCTGCGCGACGAGCTGGCCGATCGCCTCGATGACGGCGGGATCGACGAGCGGGATCAGCGGCAGCCTTCCCCTTTCGACGCCGAGAACGTGAGCGACGATCAGTTCCGCGTCGTTGCGCGGGGACGCCACTCCAGCCTGGTCGAGGATCCGCGTCGCCTCCAGGATCGCCAAGCGCAGTGGCTGTCTCTTCACAAGGTCCAGCCTGGCATATGGACTAATCCCCCGCCGCGACATATGCCGCGAGTGTGCTGCGTGTCCGCATCAGCTCGTCGAGCTTGGCGTCCTGCGCGGCAAGCTCGTCGCGCAAGGTCCTGACGAGATCGGGGCACAACTCGAACTTCAGCCCGTCAGGTCCCCAGCCCGCGGTACAGGGCAGCACGAATCCGATGGTCTCCGTCGAGAGACCGGCCGAGAGCAACGACCTGATCTGCCGCACCTGAGTCACCGCGTCCTCGCCGTAGACGCGGTATCCGGCGCTCGTCCGCTCGCTGCTGAGCAAACCCTGCTGTTCGTAGTAACGCAGCAGGCGCGCGCTTACCCCTGTGCGCGTGGACAACTCACCGATCAGCATGCACTCCACCTCAACGAGCAGTTGACCTTCACATCGATGTCAAACTCCAACGCCGCCGCATGGCAAAACATTTCGCGTCGACGGTCCTCGACAGCGGTCGAACCGCAGGCGATCCCGCCGACCGAG comes from the Prauserella marina genome and includes:
- a CDS encoding MerR family transcriptional regulator; the protein is MLIGELSTRTGVSARLLRYYEQQGLLSSERTSAGYRVYGEDAVTQVRQIRSLLSAGLSTETIGFVLPCTAGWGPDGLKFELCPDLVRTLRDELAAQDAKLDELMRTRSTLAAYVAAGD